One region of Arthrobacter sp. StoSoilB22 genomic DNA includes:
- a CDS encoding ABC transporter permease has protein sequence MTTALLKQPTPTQAVRKPNRSFVHGLISNKKALTGMAVMVIFLALALLAPVLFPGDPSRITAMASLEPSAEHWLGTTAKGQDVLALTVHGSRSSLFVGLTVGVASTFIGILVGLASAYFGKFIDEALSLVTNVFLLLPGLPLLVILAAFLPPGLGTVILVLVVTGWAGSARVLRSQALSIRSKDFVAAAVVSGERAGRIMFREILPNMASIVMGTLLACVIYGIGAQAGLEFLGLGDVSTVSWGNNLFWAGNEGALLTGSWWVFVPSGVCIALVAFALALINYAVDEVTNPRLRKIKTPKTTPAKAERSAAK, from the coding sequence ATGACTACCGCACTTCTGAAGCAGCCAACACCAACACAGGCTGTCCGCAAGCCCAACCGCAGCTTCGTCCACGGCCTCATCAGCAACAAGAAAGCGCTGACGGGCATGGCCGTGATGGTCATCTTCCTTGCACTGGCACTGCTGGCGCCGGTGCTGTTCCCGGGTGACCCATCAAGGATCACCGCGATGGCCTCCCTGGAACCATCGGCCGAGCACTGGCTTGGCACTACCGCCAAAGGACAGGACGTGCTCGCCCTGACCGTCCACGGCTCACGTAGTTCGCTGTTCGTGGGACTGACTGTGGGCGTGGCGTCCACTTTCATCGGCATCCTGGTGGGTCTGGCCTCGGCGTACTTCGGCAAATTCATTGACGAAGCACTGTCCCTGGTCACCAACGTTTTTCTGTTGCTGCCCGGCCTGCCATTGCTGGTCATCCTGGCCGCCTTCCTCCCGCCGGGCCTGGGCACAGTGATCCTGGTTCTTGTGGTCACCGGGTGGGCCGGGTCAGCCCGCGTCCTGCGCTCACAAGCACTATCCATCCGCTCCAAGGACTTTGTGGCCGCGGCCGTAGTTTCCGGCGAACGGGCAGGCCGGATCATGTTCCGCGAGATCCTGCCCAACATGGCCTCGATCGTCATGGGCACCCTCCTGGCCTGCGTGATTTATGGAATCGGCGCCCAAGCGGGCCTGGAGTTCCTGGGACTGGGCGATGTCAGCACGGTCTCCTGGGGAAACAACCTCTTCTGGGCCGGTAACGAAGGTGCCCTGCTGACCGGCAGTTGGTGGGTCTTTGTACCCTCCGGCGTGTGCATCGCGCTGGTGGCCTTCGCCCTTGCACTGATCAACTACGCGGTGGACGAAGTCACCAACCCGCGGCTCCGAAAGATCAAAACGCCCAAAACAACACCCGCGAAAGCCGAAAGGAGCGCCGCCAAATGA
- a CDS encoding ABC transporter ATP-binding protein → MTISQVSFGSHQPVLEVKNLTVQYVGDTRSTTAVDHVSFSIGTGEVFGLAGESGCGKSTIANSIMRLLKDPAKIAGGSISFGGKDVLAMTPEELRRFRWQDVAMVFQSAMNSLNPVLTIGEQIVDIFTTHAGYSRKESMRRAGELLELVRIEPSRLKSYPHQLSGGMRQRAVIAMAVALKPSLLILDEPTTALDVVVQQEIMAQIKELQRELGFSVLFITHDMSLMVELSHRMAVMYGGRMVETAKAHDVYANPRHPYTQALMGAFPPLTGPRVPLTGLPDGVKFRNIPDLAEVAPGHFVAPFDADTSVVNSVNLEGAAR, encoded by the coding sequence ATGACCATCTCCCAGGTTTCCTTCGGCTCCCACCAACCTGTCCTGGAGGTCAAGAACCTCACGGTGCAGTACGTCGGCGATACCCGCTCCACCACCGCCGTCGATCACGTTTCCTTCAGCATCGGCACCGGCGAGGTGTTCGGTCTCGCGGGGGAGTCCGGATGCGGAAAATCCACCATCGCCAACTCGATCATGAGGCTCCTGAAGGATCCCGCGAAGATCGCCGGCGGCAGCATTTCCTTTGGCGGCAAGGACGTCCTGGCCATGACTCCGGAGGAGCTGCGGCGCTTCCGCTGGCAGGACGTGGCCATGGTTTTCCAATCGGCCATGAACTCGCTCAATCCGGTGCTGACCATCGGCGAACAGATCGTTGATATCTTCACGACCCATGCCGGCTATTCCCGCAAGGAATCAATGCGGCGAGCTGGGGAACTACTGGAACTGGTGAGGATCGAACCCTCCCGGCTCAAGTCCTACCCGCACCAGCTCTCAGGCGGCATGCGTCAACGAGCCGTGATTGCCATGGCTGTAGCGCTCAAGCCGTCACTCTTGATACTGGACGAGCCAACTACCGCTCTGGATGTGGTGGTTCAGCAGGAAATTATGGCCCAGATCAAGGAGCTCCAGCGCGAGCTCGGTTTTTCTGTCCTGTTCATTACGCACGACATGTCCCTCATGGTGGAACTCTCGCACCGCATGGCCGTGATGTATGGCGGGCGGATGGTGGAAACCGCCAAGGCCCATGACGTCTACGCCAACCCCCGTCACCCGTACACCCAAGCCCTGATGGGCGCGTTCCCGCCGCTCACCGGCCCCCGCGTCCCATTGACGGGACTGCCCGACGGCGTGAAGTTCCGCAACATCCCGGACCTCGCTGAGGTGGCACCCGGCCACTTTGTAGCCCCGTTTGACGCCGACACTTCGGTGGTCAATTCCGTCAACCTGGAAGGAGCCGCACGATGA
- a CDS encoding ATP-binding cassette domain-containing protein: protein MSHSLMTPAAVSTTGTPALEIRGLGKTFPIGGLFSRDSVRALHGIDLSIAKGEIVALVGESGSGKSTLARCVARLEKPSSGEILIDGVDVLKRDRFQASRAFRSKLQMVFQDPFGSLNPAHRMDHFLRRSLAIHGRSGGSERETQRRLEELMTTVGLQADMLNSYPHELSGGQRQRVAIARALAVEPQVILADEPTSMLDVSVRIGVLNLMRKLRDEQGISMLYITHDLASARYLADRTAVMFAGELVEEGESLDLLANPAHPYTQLLVSAVPDPARAGSYDPVRRAELRQAVMASTHCAFHGDPNQACSSEEPVRHQVGDPENRHWVRCHLYRPWAAAGSHALVSEPTQTSHPASNAHEEASA, encoded by the coding sequence ATGAGCCACTCACTGATGACCCCGGCGGCCGTGTCCACCACCGGCACCCCTGCCTTGGAAATTCGCGGCCTTGGAAAGACTTTCCCCATTGGCGGTTTGTTCTCCCGCGATTCTGTCCGCGCCCTCCACGGGATCGACCTGAGCATCGCCAAAGGCGAAATCGTAGCGCTCGTGGGGGAGTCCGGTTCCGGCAAGAGCACCTTGGCCCGCTGTGTGGCGCGGCTCGAAAAGCCTAGTTCAGGGGAAATCCTGATTGACGGCGTCGACGTCCTCAAACGCGACCGGTTCCAAGCATCGCGTGCGTTCCGATCAAAACTGCAGATGGTGTTCCAAGACCCCTTCGGTTCACTGAACCCGGCCCACAGGATGGATCACTTCCTGCGGCGCTCGTTGGCGATCCACGGCAGGAGCGGCGGAAGCGAGCGGGAGACCCAGCGGCGGCTCGAAGAACTCATGACCACCGTTGGCCTTCAGGCTGACATGCTGAACTCGTATCCGCACGAGCTCTCCGGCGGCCAGCGCCAACGCGTTGCGATCGCCCGGGCCCTCGCCGTTGAACCGCAGGTCATCCTGGCTGATGAGCCCACGTCCATGCTGGACGTTTCTGTCCGGATCGGCGTGCTGAACCTGATGCGCAAGCTCCGCGACGAGCAGGGCATCTCCATGCTCTACATCACCCACGACCTCGCGTCCGCACGGTACTTGGCAGACAGGACCGCGGTCATGTTCGCCGGTGAACTGGTTGAAGAAGGCGAGTCCTTGGACCTTCTGGCCAATCCTGCCCACCCCTACACGCAACTACTGGTTTCAGCTGTCCCTGACCCGGCCCGTGCAGGCTCCTATGATCCGGTACGCAGGGCTGAACTGCGGCAAGCGGTCATGGCCTCAACGCACTGCGCGTTCCACGGCGATCCGAACCAAGCATGCTCGTCCGAGGAACCTGTGCGCCATCAGGTGGGTGACCCCGAAAACCGTCACTGGGTTCGCTGCCACCTCTACCGGCCGTGGGCTGCTGCCGGCAGTCATGCCTTGGTCAGTGAACCAACCCAAACCAGCCACCCGGCGTCGAACGCTCACGAAGAGGCTTCCGCATGA
- a CDS encoding glycoside hydrolase family 32 protein, with the protein MTELTHPLATVPRDELLSRAEADPLRPRFHFVSPAGWLNDPNGVSQWNGTYHLFYQYNPEGAFHHRIQWGHATSSDLVTWTDQPVALEPSAGPDAEGCWSGVLVNDDGTPTLVYSGRFADKELPCVAIGSPDLLDWTKDPGNPVIAAPPAGVDITAYRDHCVWREGTVWRQLVGSGIRHRGGTAFLYESSDLRSWDYVGPLFIGDASQGDPADTDWTGTMWECVDLFRAGQGSLGSAPADDSPDVLVFSAWNDGETRHPLYWTGRYAGNSFEPEALHRLDLGGRFFYAPQSFQDESGRRVMFGWMQEGRSDAAMVEAGWSGVMSLPRLTTVANDGTLEFAPVPEIAKLRRNHVSVPAQVLVGAGTPLDTRVSGNQLDLELDLHLAPGAEVRLGVLVSTDGAEETLIMLSRAADETPTGTLRLDRTRSSLNPAVDVEDKSGPIPMTNGRVRLRVLVDRSAVEIFANGKPLTARIYPTLGGERVTLAATEGSVRILSFDAWTMAGVFEETRSLQPERKKTHG; encoded by the coding sequence ATGACTGAACTTACCCACCCGCTCGCCACCGTTCCGCGCGACGAACTGCTGTCCCGCGCCGAGGCCGACCCCCTTCGCCCGCGATTCCACTTCGTTTCACCGGCCGGTTGGCTCAACGATCCCAACGGGGTCAGCCAGTGGAACGGCACGTACCACTTGTTCTACCAATACAACCCTGAGGGTGCTTTTCATCACCGGATTCAGTGGGGCCATGCCACTAGCTCGGACCTGGTCACCTGGACTGATCAGCCCGTGGCTTTGGAGCCATCCGCGGGACCGGATGCCGAGGGCTGCTGGTCCGGGGTGTTGGTGAACGACGACGGCACACCCACCTTGGTGTACTCCGGACGGTTCGCGGACAAGGAGTTGCCCTGCGTCGCCATAGGATCCCCTGACCTTCTGGACTGGACCAAGGATCCCGGGAACCCCGTGATCGCAGCGCCGCCTGCAGGGGTGGACATCACTGCCTACCGCGATCACTGCGTATGGCGCGAGGGGACCGTGTGGAGGCAGTTGGTAGGCTCAGGAATTCGTCATCGCGGCGGTACGGCGTTCTTGTACGAGTCTTCGGACTTGAGATCGTGGGACTACGTGGGGCCGCTGTTCATCGGAGATGCCTCACAGGGTGACCCGGCGGACACTGACTGGACCGGGACCATGTGGGAATGCGTTGACCTGTTCCGGGCAGGACAAGGTTCTTTAGGATCCGCACCTGCTGACGACTCGCCGGATGTGCTGGTTTTCTCCGCGTGGAACGACGGCGAAACCCGCCACCCGCTGTACTGGACCGGTCGCTACGCCGGAAATTCCTTCGAACCGGAGGCTTTGCACCGGCTGGACCTTGGGGGTCGCTTCTTCTACGCCCCGCAGTCTTTCCAGGATGAGTCCGGTCGACGTGTCATGTTCGGCTGGATGCAGGAAGGTCGCAGCGACGCAGCCATGGTGGAGGCCGGCTGGTCCGGGGTGATGAGCTTGCCGCGGCTCACCACGGTGGCCAACGACGGAACCCTGGAGTTTGCACCGGTTCCCGAAATCGCGAAACTCCGTCGCAACCACGTCAGCGTGCCGGCCCAGGTTTTGGTGGGGGCTGGAACGCCACTGGATACCCGTGTGTCCGGCAACCAGCTGGACCTTGAGCTGGACCTACACCTTGCCCCTGGTGCGGAGGTTCGCCTCGGCGTGCTCGTGTCCACGGATGGTGCTGAGGAAACGCTCATCATGCTGAGCCGGGCTGCTGACGAAACCCCAACAGGCACTCTTCGCCTTGACCGGACCCGCAGCAGCCTCAACCCTGCCGTTGACGTTGAGGACAAGTCCGGCCCCATTCCCATGACTAATGGGCGAGTTCGCCTGCGCGTTCTGGTGGACCGGTCCGCCGTCGAAATTTTCGCCAATGGCAAGCCGCTCACGGCCCGTATTTACCCAACCCTCGGCGGCGAGCGCGTGACGCTGGCAGCCACCGAAGGTTCGGTGCGGATCCTCTCCTTCGATGCCTGGACCATGGCCGGGGTCTTTGAAGAGACCCGTAGCCTGCAGCCGGAACGGAAGAAAACCCATGGATGA
- a CDS encoding glycoside hydrolase family 32 protein, protein MRPVYHFSVTDNWKNDPQRPIYLDGEYHYYYLYNADYIKGGGGTSWRRATTTDHVAFRDRGVAIPKFRNGNGDCWSGCLVVDDANTAGYGAGAVIALVTQAPEGRQAQYLWYSTDRGRSFTPGGEAPVLPNPGVHDFRDPKVIWDADRGRWFMANAEGQKLGFYTSPDLRSWKRVGEFLRSDLGLLECPDLFKMTADDGTSHWVLGTSANGKGRGLPATYAYWTGAFDGSSFTPDHAEPEWLDYGFDFYGAVTYPHHDATGAEDPTLRRAIGWANFWDYPHNTPTLSTDGYNGDDMIVRDVRLKRGSDAYYLASAPTSALSDHVKRTHRLGDVAVAGTHDLKIRSNAYDLSCEVVWDPAAPPANLGLEVCRAPGGGRHVAAGAFLRGSFTYVNRRPTVNPTAGETQTAMDPTTGRLTLRILVDRTSVEVFVGDGRVVHSHRVFPLEGDDGIRLYAHEGSATFQDLTIRELKVTP, encoded by the coding sequence ATGCGCCCTGTCTATCACTTCAGCGTGACCGACAACTGGAAGAACGATCCCCAACGACCCATCTACCTTGACGGGGAGTACCACTACTACTACCTGTACAACGCTGACTACATCAAGGGCGGTGGAGGCACGTCCTGGCGCAGGGCCACCACCACGGATCACGTCGCATTCCGGGATCGCGGAGTGGCGATACCCAAGTTCCGCAACGGCAACGGCGATTGTTGGTCCGGATGTCTGGTGGTTGATGATGCCAATACTGCCGGATATGGTGCTGGAGCCGTCATAGCCCTAGTTACCCAGGCTCCGGAAGGCCGGCAGGCACAATACCTCTGGTACTCCACGGACAGGGGGCGCTCTTTCACGCCCGGCGGCGAGGCGCCGGTACTGCCCAACCCGGGGGTGCACGATTTCCGAGACCCCAAGGTGATCTGGGACGCAGACCGCGGCCGGTGGTTCATGGCCAATGCCGAGGGGCAGAAGCTGGGTTTTTACACTTCCCCGGACCTTCGGTCCTGGAAACGTGTTGGCGAATTTCTTCGCAGCGACCTGGGGCTGCTGGAGTGCCCTGACCTCTTCAAGATGACTGCCGACGACGGCACCTCGCACTGGGTCCTTGGTACCAGTGCCAATGGCAAGGGGCGCGGGTTGCCTGCGACGTATGCGTATTGGACTGGAGCTTTTGACGGCAGCTCCTTCACCCCCGACCACGCCGAGCCGGAATGGCTTGATTATGGCTTCGACTTTTATGGCGCAGTGACCTACCCGCATCACGATGCGACGGGTGCGGAGGACCCAACCCTCCGACGGGCAATCGGCTGGGCCAATTTCTGGGATTACCCCCACAACACGCCAACCCTTTCCACTGACGGCTACAACGGCGATGACATGATTGTCCGCGATGTCCGGCTCAAGCGTGGAAGCGACGCCTATTACCTCGCCTCAGCGCCCACATCTGCCCTGAGCGATCACGTGAAGCGCACACATCGACTAGGTGATGTGGCGGTTGCCGGTACTCATGACCTGAAGATCCGCTCGAATGCTTACGATCTGAGCTGCGAGGTGGTGTGGGATCCGGCCGCGCCGCCGGCCAATCTCGGGTTGGAGGTATGCCGCGCGCCAGGTGGAGGCAGGCATGTGGCCGCCGGTGCGTTCCTGCGTGGCTCGTTTACGTACGTCAACCGCCGCCCCACCGTTAACCCCACTGCGGGGGAAACCCAAACCGCGATGGATCCCACCACTGGCAGACTTACGCTCCGCATCCTTGTGGATCGCACCAGCGTCGAAGTGTTCGTCGGCGATGGGCGCGTGGTGCACTCGCACCGGGTTTTCCCCCTTGAAGGTGATGACGGCATCCGCCTTTACGCCCATGAAGGATCGGCCACATTCCAGGACCTGACCATCCGTGAGCTCAAGGTCACGCCCTAG